One Channa argus isolate prfri chromosome 15, Channa argus male v1.0, whole genome shotgun sequence DNA segment encodes these proteins:
- the mpp2a gene encoding MAGUK p55 subfamily member 2a, translating to MPVASTRTEPVPQVSDAMSDSTASSTTANDLDLIYLKGIMESPLEQDESLKEPCLSPVRENNVELLQEILRDLDPFTHRSDTAAELARILTQPHFQSLLETHDSVASQTCESPPLSPCDYVDHDLEDEHTPNLCPPPDAIRMVGIRKVAGEHLGVTFKVESGELVIARILHGGMIDQQGLLHVGDIIKEVNGREVGQDARVLQEELQAASGIVVLKILPSYHEAIPPRQVFFKCHYDYDPANDNLIPCKEAGLRFETGDILQIVNQDDVNWWQARHVEGGSTGLIPSQMLEEKRKAFVKRDVELAPAGNLCTGVGGKKKKKMMYVTTKNAEFDRHEILLYEEVAKVPPFKRKTLILIGAQGVGRRRLKTKLLLRDPQLFGTTIPYTSRKPKKGERENRMYAFTSRSKMEADIKNGKYLEHGEYDGNHYGIKIESIHEVVEAGRICILDANPQSLKVLRTSEFLPYIVFLQSPDFEVLKALNQTALDAAVVTKTLTDEELQRTCEDSAKIQAAYGHYFDLSIVNDNLDETYRTVKAALETVSKNPQWVPVTWVF from the exons ATGCCTGTGGCCTCCACCAGGACAGAGCCTG TGCCCCAGGTGTCAGACGCAATGAGTGACAGCACCGCCAGCTCCACCACGGCCAATGACCTGGACCTCATCTACCTCAAAGGCATCATGGAGAGCCCTCTG gagCAGGATGAGAGCCTGAAGGAGCCGTGTCTGTCACCGGTGAGGGAGAACAATGTGGAGCTCCTGCAAGAGATCCTCAGAGATCTGGATCCTTTCACACACCGCTCTGACACAGCAGCTGAACTTGCTCGCATACTCACACAGCCTCACTTCCAG tCTCTGCTGGAAACTCATGATTCAGTGGCATCTCAGACGTGTGAAAGCCCACCCCTTAGTCCATGTGATTATGTGGATCATGATCTGGAGGATGAGCACACACCCAACCTGTGCCCACCACCAGATGCAATCCGCATGGTGGGCATACGCAAAGTGGCAGGGGAACATCTG GGTGTGACATTCAAAGTGGAGAGTGGTGAGCTGGTGATAGCCCGCATCCTGCATGGTGGGATGATAGACCAACAAGGACTACTGCACGTCGGGGATATCATAAAAGAA GTGAATGGACGAGAGGTGGGCCAGGACGCCAGGGTGCTTCAGGAGGAGTTGCAAGCAGCTAGTGGAATTGTGGTTCTGAAGATACTGCCCAGCTATCATGAGGCCATTCCACCAAGACAG GTGTTCTTTAAGTGCCACTATGACTATGACCCAGCCAATGACAACCTGATACCCTGTAAAGAAGCAGGCTTAAGGTTTGAGACGGGAGATATACTGCAGATAGTCAACCAGGACGATGTTAACTGGtggcag GCCCGGCATGTCGAGGGAGGGAGCACGGGGCTGATCCCTAGTCAGATGctggaggagaaaaggaaagctttTGTCAAAAGAGATGTGGAGCTGGCACCTGCAG GAAATCTCTGTACTGGAGTTggagggaagaagaaaaagaaaatgatgtatGTGACCACAAAAAATGCAG AGTTTGACAGACATGAGATATTGCTCTACGAGGAAGTGGCCAAGGTTCCGCCTTTCAAGAGGAAAACTCTGATTTTGATCGGTGCTCAGGGTGTTGGGAGGCGGAGACTGAAGACCAAGCTTCTCCTGAGGGATCCACAGCTTTTTGGGACCACCATTCCAT ATACGTCCAGAAAGCCTAAAAAAGGGGAGCGGGAGAATCGGATGTATGCCTTCACCAGCCGCAGCAAGATGGAGGCCGATATCAAGAATGGAAAATATCTCGAACACGGAGAGTACGATGGCAACCACTATGGAATCAAGATCGAATCCATACATGAGGTGGTTGAGGCAGGACGCATCTGCATATTGGATGCCAATCCTCAG TCGCTCAAAGTGCTGAGGACCTCCGAGTTCTTGCCCTACATTGTGTTCCTTCAATCTCCAGACTTTGAGGTGCTCAAGGCATTGAATCAAACTGCTCTGGATGCAGCGGTGGTTACTAAGACACTGACG GATGAAGAACTACAAAGGACGTGTGAAGATAGTGCTAAAATCCAGGCAGCCTATGGTCACTACTTTGACCTCAGCATCGTCAACGACAACCTAGATGAGACCTACCGCACCGTCAAAGCCGCCCTGGAAACTGTTTCTAAAAATCCCCAGTGGGTCCCCGTCACCTGGGTGTTCTAG